From Candidatus Eisenbacteria bacterium, the proteins below share one genomic window:
- the rpoZ gene encoding DNA-directed RNA polymerase subunit omega, translated as MSMTDEGKPAKGIRKLPEGIRSKYELVVAAAKEAERLNDLHRHRGDSDSEKVTMAALRRVEKGLSKVVHEEPERTAEESQR; from the coding sequence ATGTCGATGACGGATGAGGGCAAGCCCGCGAAGGGAATCCGCAAGTTGCCGGAAGGGATTCGGTCCAAGTACGAGCTGGTCGTCGCGGCCGCCAAGGAGGCGGAGCGACTGAACGATCTGCATCGGCACAGGGGCGACTCCGATTCCGAGAAGGTGACGATGGCGGCCCTGCGCCGCGTCGAGAAGGGGCTCTCCAAGGTCGTGCACGAGGAGCCGGAGCGTACGGCGGAGGAGTCGCAGCGGA
- a CDS encoding DegQ family serine endoprotease, with amino-acid sequence MDLPAGELPQIGQPDAWQPVRNQEFTALDDDGDRDPQPILRVSREFGVQSFSPRCPGGPKGLDWNNCGVSGFSTPFGAAVDSRAAPSTRRLHQGMRRWIPILILSLAIGAGLAWIARPFDIEFRWGDRSDQAATLSVRESTALAERTPEEQRAIEGVESTSRAFVAIAKEVSPSIVTIYSERSVAMNRPGGRNPFGLPDELLERFFEMPDRMPQRGMGSGVIVGRDGRVLTNNHVVANADRVKVTLPDGRSFDAEVLGRDPKSDVAVVKIDAAGLPAVKLGDSDALEVGEWVLAIGTPFELSQTVTAGIVSAKGRSSVGLADYEDFIQTDAAINPGNSGGALVNLRGEVVGINTAIASRSGGYQGVGFAIPINMASNVMDQLIRDGKVTRGFMGVTLQQVDAAIADNYGLDRPRGALVNSVSPGSPADKAGVEQGDLIVELNGKQVRDRDDLRLRIGETAPGTTVDMTVIRNDDRKTLRVKLAEMPGDDEVASREEPSGSESDLALEKLGFEVARLTDRERVRLEIDQDVEGLIVTRVDPGTPASDSRLNEGEVILEAGREPVATVSELREQLKEVPPGKTIRLKVQSREGNHYIALRIPKS; translated from the coding sequence ATGGATCTTCCCGCCGGGGAACTCCCACAGATCGGGCAGCCTGATGCTTGGCAACCTGTGCGAAATCAGGAGTTTACCGCCCTCGACGATGACGGCGACCGCGACCCGCAGCCTATCCTGCGCGTCTCCAGGGAGTTTGGCGTTCAATCCTTTTCTCCTCGTTGCCCCGGAGGGCCCAAGGGCCTAGACTGGAACAATTGCGGGGTTTCAGGGTTCTCGACCCCGTTCGGGGCTGCAGTCGATTCCCGCGCCGCCCCGTCCACAAGGAGGCTACATCAAGGTATGAGAAGGTGGATCCCAATTCTGATTCTGTCTCTTGCCATCGGCGCCGGCCTCGCATGGATCGCGCGCCCCTTCGACATAGAGTTTCGCTGGGGCGATCGGTCGGATCAGGCCGCCACGCTGAGCGTGAGAGAATCGACTGCCCTCGCGGAGAGAACCCCCGAGGAGCAGCGGGCGATCGAGGGCGTCGAGTCGACCAGCCGGGCCTTCGTCGCGATCGCCAAGGAAGTCTCTCCGTCGATCGTCACTATCTACAGCGAGCGCAGCGTCGCCATGAACCGTCCGGGAGGGCGGAATCCGTTCGGATTACCGGATGAGCTGCTCGAACGCTTCTTCGAGATGCCCGATCGGATGCCCCAGCGGGGAATGGGATCGGGCGTGATCGTCGGCCGCGACGGCCGCGTCTTGACGAACAATCATGTCGTCGCCAATGCCGACCGGGTCAAGGTCACGCTCCCGGATGGCCGGAGCTTCGACGCGGAGGTCCTGGGGCGCGATCCGAAGAGCGACGTCGCGGTGGTCAAGATCGATGCCGCGGGGCTTCCCGCCGTCAAGCTCGGCGACTCGGACGCGCTCGAGGTGGGCGAGTGGGTCCTCGCGATCGGAACGCCCTTCGAGCTCTCCCAGACCGTCACGGCCGGGATCGTGAGCGCGAAGGGGCGCAGCAGCGTCGGCCTGGCCGACTACGAGGACTTCATCCAGACCGACGCCGCGATCAATCCCGGCAACTCGGGCGGCGCGCTCGTGAACCTGCGGGGAGAGGTGGTCGGCATCAACACGGCCATCGCCAGCCGCTCCGGCGGGTATCAAGGAGTCGGCTTCGCGATCCCGATCAACATGGCGAGCAACGTCATGGATCAGCTGATCCGCGACGGCAAGGTCACGCGCGGATTCATGGGAGTCACGCTCCAGCAGGTGGACGCGGCCATCGCGGACAACTACGGGCTCGATCGTCCCCGCGGCGCGCTCGTCAACAGCGTCAGCCCGGGCAGCCCGGCCGACAAGGCGGGCGTCGAGCAAGGCGACCTGATCGTCGAGCTGAACGGCAAGCAGGTCCGCGACCGCGACGATCTGCGTTTGAGGATCGGGGAGACCGCCCCGGGAACGACCGTCGACATGACGGTCATCAGGAACGACGATCGCAAGACCCTCAGGGTGAAGCTGGCGGAGATGCCCGGCGACGACGAAGTGGCGTCGAGGGAGGAGCCGAGCGGAAGCGAGTCGGATCTGGCTCTTGAGAAGCTGGGGTTCGAGGTGGCGCGGCTGACGGACCGGGAGCGCGTCCGTTTGGAGATCGACCAGGACGTCGAGGGGTTGATTGTCACGAGGGTCGATCCCGGAACGCCCGCTTCCGACAGCCGTCTCAACGAGGGGGAGGTGATCCTCGAGGCGGGACGGGAGCCGGTCGCGACGGTTTCCGAGCTTCGCGAGCAGCTCAAGGAGGTCCCCCCGGGCAAGACGATCCGTCTTAAGGTCCAGTCCCGGGAGGGAAACCACTACATCGCTCTGCGCATCCCGAAGTCCTAG
- a CDS encoding (deoxy)nucleoside triphosphate pyrophosphohydrolase yields MNAKLPGDAQDRLRVAVAVIVEGGKLLISHRLPSIRLPDLWEFPGGKIHPGETAEACAVREVREELGIDIEILGELLRRPYDYADRKVDLAFFVARRVAGTPRAIDCQAWRWVDPEEVGSYPLPDASRPVVDALRSGGWIPASDQSPPRAGEAG; encoded by the coding sequence TTGAACGCCAAACTCCCTGGAGACGCGCAGGATAGGCTGCGGGTCGCGGTCGCCGTCATCGTCGAGGGCGGTAAACTCCTGATTTCGCACAGGTTGCCAAGCATCAGGCTGCCCGATCTGTGGGAGTTCCCCGGCGGGAAGATCCATCCCGGCGAGACGGCGGAGGCCTGCGCGGTCCGCGAAGTGCGGGAGGAGCTCGGGATCGACATCGAGATCCTGGGGGAGCTTCTGCGGCGGCCCTACGACTACGCCGACCGCAAGGTCGATCTCGCTTTCTTCGTCGCCCGGAGGGTCGCGGGAACGCCGCGGGCGATCGATTGCCAGGCGTGGCGATGGGTCGATCCCGAGGAAGTCGGCAGCTACCCTCTCCCCGACGCGTCGCGGCCGGTCGTCGATGCGCTGCGGTCGGGGGGATGGATCCCGGCGTCCGACCAGTCGCCGCCTCGCGCCGGCGAGGCCGGTTGA
- a CDS encoding 7-carboxy-7-deazaguanine synthase yields the protein MQELRVTEIFFSIQGESTRSGLPCLFVRLMGCPMRCLWCDTAYAFEGGTAMTVERILDELRAHPCRLVE from the coding sequence ATGCAGGAACTCAGAGTCACGGAGATCTTCTTCAGCATCCAGGGCGAATCGACGCGGAGCGGCCTCCCCTGCCTCTTCGTGCGCCTGATGGGCTGTCCCATGCGCTGCCTCTGGTGCGACACCGCCTACGCCTTCGAGGGGGGGACGGCGATGACGGTGGAGCGGATCCTCGATGAGCTTCGCGCCCATCCCTGCCGGCTCGTCGAG